In Arthrobacter sp. SLBN-83, one DNA window encodes the following:
- a CDS encoding DUF3592 domain-containing protein: MSTPGAPCARNPKKTRGRLGALAVVLIVLLVGPGLMVVGTVMIDADAELSRTGVRSPGTVTDFNDTQRASNRDIKVRYTSTDGTDHVVSASVEHDQHPTVGDPVTVAYDSQQPSRAVVLGFESSGVTLRGVGTVLTLVATGIGLIALVTRVSRKRRSRR, translated from the coding sequence GTGAGCACCCCCGGAGCACCCTGCGCGAGAAACCCGAAAAAGACGAGAGGCCGCCTTGGCGCGTTGGCGGTGGTCCTGATCGTACTGCTCGTTGGTCCCGGCCTCATGGTGGTGGGGACCGTCATGATCGATGCCGATGCCGAACTTTCCCGGACAGGGGTGCGGAGCCCCGGCACCGTCACGGACTTCAATGACACCCAGCGCGCCTCCAACCGGGACATCAAAGTCCGCTACACGTCCACGGACGGGACTGACCACGTTGTCTCGGCAAGCGTCGAGCACGACCAGCACCCTACGGTCGGCGACCCCGTCACGGTCGCCTATGACAGTCAGCAGCCATCCCGCGCCGTTGTGCTGGGCTTTGAAAGCAGCGGAGTCACCCTGCGCGGAGTCGGAACGGTCCTGACCCTCGTGGCGACGGGCATAGGGCTGATCGCCCTCGTCACCAGGGTGTCCAGAAAACGCAGGTCGCGCCGGTGA
- a CDS encoding GmrSD restriction endonuclease domain-containing protein — protein MSSHTSLPETTPASGTRWTAAVVLSALLALFGASLPAVAADSTTTATVQAADLLETLPVKGRAPKTGYERSLFGPTWADVDQNGCDTRNDILNRDLTDITYVNSVPCTVKTGVLADPYTGTVIDFVRGTTTSSAVQIDHVVALSDAWQKGAQQLTTEQRTAFANDPLNLQATDGPTNQQKGDGDAATWLPPAKAFRCEYVARQVSVKARYSLWVTQAEHDAIAGILATCPGQPAPTTITPASASTTVYYANCAEAVAAGAAPLYAGSPGYRSGLDGDGDGVACEG, from the coding sequence ATGTCCAGCCACACGTCCTTGCCCGAGACCACGCCTGCGTCCGGCACCCGGTGGACGGCCGCCGTCGTCCTTTCCGCCTTGCTGGCCCTCTTCGGCGCAAGCCTACCGGCGGTGGCAGCGGACAGCACCACCACGGCAACGGTCCAGGCGGCTGACCTGCTGGAGACCCTCCCTGTGAAGGGCCGCGCGCCCAAGACGGGGTATGAGCGGTCGCTGTTCGGGCCAACGTGGGCGGACGTGGACCAGAACGGCTGCGACACCCGCAATGACATCCTCAACCGGGACCTGACCGACATCACCTACGTCAACAGCGTCCCCTGCACGGTCAAGACCGGGGTGCTCGCGGATCCCTACACGGGCACCGTCATCGACTTCGTCCGCGGCACCACCACCAGCAGCGCGGTGCAGATCGACCACGTGGTGGCGCTCAGCGACGCCTGGCAGAAGGGCGCCCAGCAGCTGACCACGGAGCAGCGGACGGCGTTCGCCAATGACCCGCTGAACCTGCAGGCCACGGACGGGCCCACCAACCAGCAGAAGGGCGACGGCGACGCCGCGACCTGGCTGCCGCCGGCCAAGGCCTTCCGCTGCGAGTACGTGGCGCGGCAGGTTTCCGTGAAGGCCCGGTACAGCCTGTGGGTCACGCAGGCCGAGCACGACGCGATCGCCGGCATCCTCGCCACCTGCCCCGGCCAGCCGGCACCGACCACCATTACGCCCGCCTCCGCGTCCACCACCGTCTACTACGCCAACTGCGCCGAGGCCGTGGCCGCGGGGGCAGCCCCGCTCTACGCAGGTTCGCCGGGGTACCGCTCGGGGCTGGACGGCGACGGCGACGGGGTGGCCTGCGAGGGCTGA